tattatccattatattgatgattagttaaaaatatcacaataattatttttatacattttcaaaattaaattattagatcaaattagagtgtagactacaAAATAAGTCTATAAGGTAGACATCGTAGgaaatctatatatatgtagacttcttttattacgtgtagacttccgaaggatagaaacgtaaaatacatttctgtttttttgtttggtcataagggttaACTAGTATTTTCACTACCCttttaggttggttttgcatttgactgaaagtggggtacacttttagatttgacttgaatatttgggttgtttttagcaaatgtcccaaaactaaaagaacaaaaaattgaaaaacttgCTCATTAGCAAGACATTAATTGTTGACATAATTTTTGTTGTTGGAAGCATTGTTGTTTATGAAGCTTATAAAATCTTTTAACTCGTATAACCAGCCACCCTCGATAAATCAATACCGTAGAAGAATATTGTTATTTcaaaggatatatatatatcagtgaTAAGAACAGTACTcatctaaaaattaaatatttataagctTCATCAAGTAGTAAAAGTAATTTCCATGATTGACGATAAtgctaaaatttaataataacaattCAAGTTTAATGTTCTGACAGTATTGCTCCTTATAAATTGATACAAAAGATGTCAGtgagaattgaaaaaaaatatagaggaTACAAAGAAAGTAGAAAACTATTGAAGTTTAAATGTGTACTGTACTCACAATAAAGAATAGCATATAAGATTTCAACCACTCAAGTTTAAATGCATTCATAGAagcaataattaaataattaattagaaaaaacaaaatataaaaaattaaaagtatggCATACCTTCTTTAAACTTCGTCAAGATATACTAGTAAGGGTGAAATTTGTTTGTATGATACTGTGATGTCAGTGGCGAATACGTTAAGGATCATCTTAAAGAACAATACTTGAAAGCTAAAGCTTAGACATCGGGCGACATTCGAAAAACTCGATATAGTATAAAACGTACGTACTTCTGCATGTTTAACCACTAAATGTGATCACAAACGCTTATGAATAATATGTTTAATTTTGTCGATGAGTGATCCAGACACCTAATTGTCTATGATATACGACCGTGACTAGTCATAATACATAAATCTCGTGGACGGCGAATTGTGTGGGCTAAGAGTTGCAGACGTGGACTGACCACGTTGAGATACTTATCTAAATAATAAGCATTATGTTTGTAATTAGTTAGCTAGGGTTGATATGTATAGATATAACATCAACATGTGTATATCTTAAGAGTTAGAGTCTATAACTAATTAAGCTAAGCATGAATATTTATTCTTCATTCTGTCAGATTCAAGACTCAAGGGTAGGGATAATTTTTGCATGCTTTATTTGTATTTGTGGACGTGCAATTGCATGCGAGAATAAGTACGTTTATAATAGTTTTACGCTATGTGTTTGTTGACCAATTGGTCCTCAAATATCTTGGTGGGGCTCATATTTGAGAATGTGCCCACACCAAATCTACTATCTCACTCTCTCTCCCTCAAAATGCCAGTCTATCTACTCGATCTTTTCATCACTCACATGTCTCCTCTTGTCATCATGAAACTCACATACACTTCTCTCATATCCGACATGAATATGATTAGATGATAGTAGTAAATTAGAGTAGAGTAGACGGAACGTTCATACAACAATTCTATAATTAATAGAAGGCTAATTGGTGTACTAGAAAGTATATTTTTCCTCTTAATGACAGggaaaagttttcaaaaaaaaattgtctaacattttttttctaatatacaCATAACCTTTTCGAACCGAAAACCTAAGGGTTaataattttacgagtattctCTTTCCCCAACGTTAGAGCTCTCTAACAACCCTCTTTAGAAATGTTACAcgtaaagaaacaaaaaaaatctctaaactTTGGTTGATGTCAATTCCAATAACCTAAAAGAAGTTAATACCATCTAACCAGTTTGGCTCTGTGTGGGGTTACGAATTATAAACTCTATGAATGTAGAAGGTTAATCAAAGGATCGTTATAATTGAGAGAAAAGGAGAGGTAGGAAGCAAGAATTGAATAAGGGAACATGGAGCTTTGAAAGATGAGATTGCTAAAATTGGAAAGCGGCAACAGAAAGGTGGCATTTAGTGAATGATAAGAAGAGAAATTGAGTTATTTTAAAGACATGTCAACTAGTGTAATGacgaagaaaaaataaagataagaaatgagagaaaacaaataaaattcgTAGCATCATCATGAGCATGACAataattatttctttctttctttgaagAGGTGAGCGAGAAGAGAGCAATGAAGGTGGAATTAAATTCGTATTTATAATCTGACGTAACGCTCATTACAATTCTCAACTGTCTCAATTACTATTgcatttatattttggttttaatgATACTCTAAATCTTAACATTTTGAACAGCTGttatcaaaaacatttatataaatcgAAGCACCTTCctctgtttatttatttatttttgtttaaatgctCTGAACTACTTTCCTCTTCCATTTTTCATCttttcacttctttttttttgtattcttcGTCGgcagttttattttatagaatttaCATTCATATTCATTCTCAGAAGCACCTAATCTAACTATCTTTAGCTCTGATAAATTCGTTTGCCATTTGCAAACTCATTTTCTAGATTTGTCTGCTTTTGTCTTTGATCAAACATGCAATTTGCTGAGGACAAAATCttgttatgttttcttttgcAGGAAAAGGAAAAATCAGTTTCTAGTGCCTATGATTAGGCTACAAAGACTTTTTGGATgatcagagagagagatctaACTCGAGttgacattaaaaaaaaaattaaaagaatatgAAAACAAGAGGAGTTTCGGGTACGTGTGTATGAATTTGTGGGGTCAAAGTAACAAAGTGGGACCAAAAAAAAGTTCTTGTCTGATCTCTAACCagactttctttctttctttctctcatcTGAACTGCTTTTTCAACAAGTACAAGGAATctatatagtttttttcttcAGCTTTTTCTGGGGATCAGGATCAATCTACTACATCTTTCACAAgtcaattatttttatcttctttttcgtGATGTGCAAGCAATCTATCTGCTACGCTAAGAATGTCTACTTTTTCTCATAGTCAATACACACAAAACGTCTAATTCTCTTATACAAGAAACAGAGTATCTGAAAGATCATAGATGCTTGCTTTTAGACACATCCTAGAAACAACGTATCAAATATAAGAAGATGATTTATAAGAACTCAGGAGAAGAGATAGGGAGACAATGACACATGTTTCACATACATAGAAATTCTTCTTCCATTAGAGAACTCAAATGGTAGAAAAATGTTtaaggaagaaaagaaaagttagtGCTATTCGCGCTCCACCCTTTTGATATGAAAGTTTTGTGAGTAGGGAAATCCTAGTTTCATCTCCCTACCTTCTTCTAAGGGTTTCAAAGGTGGAGCGTGATTAGCACTACTCTCATAAACAAAGCTACATTcgcaagaaaataaaaataaataaaaataacaaggATTTTTAGAGGGCTTTACTGGTCTTTTCAGTTCCTTCGAGTCTTGCGACCAGAGGAACCAGCGCCTGGAGTGCGTGCGTTGGCGTTTGAGGCGTTTTCATGGTTGAAATCAAGAAGAACGGTGCTTTGACATTTAGGGCATTTAGGATCGTCTTCTGAGAGCATAACGTACATGAGACAGCGAGGACACCCGACAAGAACCATCGAGGTTGTCTCTGGACTTGATGAGTATCTCACTGACGACTCGTCCTGGTTCATCTCCGAAGAGACACATGAGCTTGGGGGTGAGGTCGGTGAAGTCGTGGCGGAGCGGCTTGGAGATCGAACCATCCTCCTCCGGCTTGACGTAGGAGGCGAGAGGTTCAGCTTAAGGTCAACCTTTGGACTTCTACGACTCATCTTCTGCGTTGAATTGGATAAAAAAATTGGTTCAGACAAGAAGATATCAAGTTAAAGTGAGTTTGGTCGGAGGAAAAATACCTTGAAACCTGCGGATTGAGAAGGAGAGTTTCCTGTGATCTCAAAGACTTTTCGTACTTACGATCACAAAGAGTCTCTCTTCTAACTGGTGGTTGGGTTGGTTCAGCTTAGGTCTTTATATACAAGAAAGAACACAGAGAAGATTTAAAGAGGGAGAGATAGATAGATTTTTCATTAAGGCTTAATTTAATTGTGAGTGAGAGAGAATCATAAAGAGTGAATTGGAGTATACGAGTAGATGATATCAGACGGTTAATTGCTTTAATTTTGCCTCAAGAGTATCGAATTTAAGTTACTTTCCAACTTTAAAccagtaatttttattttaaatatgtaattaaTAAATACACAAGAAAATAAGTAGATATTTGCAGGAACCCAATTCATTGCTTATTAAATAGAGGAGGAAAAGAACAAGAGAGGCGTTTAATGGCTAATACACAGAAATCAAATTAAATACTCAACAGGCcatcattatttattttattttcttcatagGAGTTAATATAAGGAACCAAGAAATTAAATGGCAACCAACTTGAATTAGATGTCTATAAtaaaaattgagaaaaaaaatcataacttcTGAAGTAAAAAATGTACAGTCAAAGGaattaaattgaaattaaag
Above is a window of Brassica napus cultivar Da-Ae chromosome A10, Da-Ae, whole genome shotgun sequence DNA encoding:
- the LOC111201342 gene encoding protein GL2-INTERACTING REPRESSOR 1-like; its protein translation is MSRRSPKVDLKLNLSPPTSSRRRMVRSPSRSATTSPTSPPSSCVSSEMNQDESSVRYSSSPETTSMVLVGCPRCLMYVMLSEDDPKCPKCQSTVLLDFNHENASNANARTPGAGSSGRKTRRN